In Mycobacterium sp. JS623, one genomic interval encodes:
- a CDS encoding iron-sulfur cluster assembly protein, producing the protein MTVTAVSLESEILAALDTVADPELDEPITALGFVRSVSIADDGVTVRLRLPTAFCSPNFAYLMASDAYDALRALDGVGQVRVLLDDHHDSDKINEGLAAEAGYVGTFGEEAEESLDELRTTFLRKAHTAAMERSVSALMRRKGLNPNEIHQLTLRDLPDGREKSALLRRRFALGLSMCPNSTVVVGDDGRPLPAEAVPMRLRFARSVRISMEGNAHFCRGLLATRYDDGGAGTPQITNTRTRSSR; encoded by the coding sequence ATGACCGTCACCGCCGTGTCGCTGGAATCTGAGATTCTGGCAGCCCTGGACACGGTCGCCGACCCCGAGCTCGATGAGCCCATCACCGCACTGGGGTTCGTGCGATCAGTGAGCATCGCCGACGACGGCGTCACCGTCCGCCTGCGGCTACCGACGGCGTTCTGTTCGCCCAACTTCGCCTACCTGATGGCCTCGGACGCCTACGACGCGCTACGCGCGCTCGACGGTGTCGGGCAGGTTCGGGTGTTGCTCGACGACCACCATGACAGCGACAAGATCAACGAGGGGTTGGCTGCCGAGGCTGGTTATGTCGGCACGTTCGGCGAGGAGGCCGAAGAGAGCCTCGACGAGCTGCGCACTACCTTCCTGCGCAAGGCGCATACCGCCGCGATGGAGCGGAGCGTGTCGGCGCTGATGCGACGTAAAGGACTGAACCCCAATGAGATTCACCAACTGACCCTGCGTGACCTGCCCGACGGCAGGGAGAAGTCAGCGCTGCTGCGCCGCCGGTTCGCCCTCGGGCTCAGCATGTGCCCGAACAGCACGGTCGTTGTCGGCGATGACGGCCGCCCGCTGCCTGCTGAAGCCGTGCCGATGCGGCTGCGCTTCGCCAGGTCCGTGCGGATCTCGATGGAGGGCAACGCCCACTTCTGCCGCGGGCTGCTCGCCACCCGCTACGACGACGGCGGCGCAGGCACGCCGCAGATCACCAACACCAGAACGAGGAGCTCACGATGA
- a CDS encoding amidohydrolase family protein, whose product MYTKDGNSYFIVDGHIAIWDGRESNHKNVHGKQFIDCFYDYHRNLSPDDAVWDYDTYTYYGGERLMRDLFVDGYVDHAIFQPALLSDFYINGFGQTEEAFGLAQRHPDKLTYNHAYDPRNGEAGLAQLRHDAERMKLQGVKLYTAEWHGDSRGYKLDDHWSRRYLEECIELGIRNIHVHKGPTIRPLDRDAFDVADIDKVATDYLELNFIVEHVGLPRLEDFCWIATQESNVYGGLAVAIPFIHTRPRYFAQIIGELLYWIGEDKILFASDYALWTPKWLVEKFVDFQIPDDMLGEYAPITVDQKRKILGINAAALYDIKVPAELRLAAPGQDTVDVAAGAKEAVPL is encoded by the coding sequence ATGTATACCAAGGACGGCAACTCCTACTTCATCGTGGACGGCCACATAGCCATCTGGGACGGCCGCGAGTCCAACCACAAGAACGTACACGGCAAGCAGTTCATCGACTGCTTCTACGACTACCACCGCAACCTGTCTCCCGACGACGCGGTGTGGGACTACGACACCTACACCTACTACGGCGGCGAGCGGCTGATGCGCGACCTGTTCGTCGACGGTTACGTCGACCACGCCATTTTCCAGCCCGCCTTGCTGAGCGACTTCTACATCAACGGGTTCGGACAGACTGAGGAGGCATTCGGCCTGGCGCAACGCCATCCCGACAAGCTGACCTACAACCACGCCTACGACCCGCGCAACGGCGAGGCGGGCCTGGCCCAGCTGCGCCACGACGCTGAGCGGATGAAGCTGCAGGGCGTCAAGCTCTACACCGCCGAGTGGCATGGCGACTCCCGCGGCTACAAGCTCGACGACCATTGGTCGCGGCGTTACCTCGAAGAGTGCATCGAGCTGGGTATCCGGAACATCCATGTGCACAAGGGTCCGACGATTCGCCCACTGGACCGCGACGCGTTCGACGTCGCCGACATCGACAAGGTCGCGACCGATTACCTGGAGCTCAACTTCATCGTCGAGCACGTCGGCCTGCCCCGGTTGGAGGATTTCTGCTGGATCGCCACCCAGGAGTCCAATGTGTATGGCGGTCTGGCCGTGGCGATCCCGTTCATCCACACCCGTCCGAGGTATTTCGCCCAGATCATCGGCGAGTTGTTGTACTGGATCGGCGAGGACAAGATCCTCTTCGCCAGTGACTACGCACTGTGGACACCGAAGTGGCTGGTCGAGAAGTTCGTCGACTTCCAGATTCCCGACGACATGCTCGGGGAGTATGCCCCGATCACCGTCGATCAGAAGCGAAAGATCCTCGGTATCAACGCCGCTGCGCTCTACGACATCAAAGTTCCCGCGGAACTGCGGCTGGCCGCACCCGGGCAGGACACGGTCGATGTCGCAGCCGGCGCCAAGGAGGCGGTGCCGCTATGA
- the mimD gene encoding propane 2-monooxygenase effector subunit MimD: MTMQFGSATEFSNKCGVTLMNTPIGRVVADVMGAKDGVELTEYPSMIRVDGVRVLNFDYAELTEALGEEFDGSIFEEISSTHYGRMVHLDDKTVLFASPEDAAEYIGFDLHVK; encoded by the coding sequence GTGACCATGCAATTCGGATCAGCCACCGAGTTCTCGAACAAGTGCGGTGTGACGCTGATGAACACCCCGATCGGTCGCGTCGTCGCCGACGTGATGGGGGCCAAGGACGGGGTAGAGCTCACCGAGTACCCGTCGATGATCCGGGTGGACGGCGTGCGTGTGCTCAACTTCGACTACGCCGAACTGACCGAGGCCCTCGGCGAGGAGTTCGACGGATCGATTTTCGAGGAGATCAGCTCCACGCACTACGGGCGCATGGTCCATCTCGACGACAAGACGGTGTTGTTCGCCAGTCCCGAGGACGCTGCCGAGTACATCGGCTTCGACCTCCACGTGAAATAG
- a CDS encoding aromatic/alkene monooxygenase hydroxylase subunit beta codes for MSAPAKQRSFPKIEFTDSEAGALEFPSSKSRKYSYYTPAKLRATMYEDVTVDVQPDPERHLSQGWIYGFGNGPGGYPQDWTVAKSSNWHAFLDPNEEWDQTIYRNNSAVVRQVDLCLKNAKRARVYDGWNAAWLKFLERGLGAWMHAENGLALHVFTSIQRSGPTNMINTAVAVNAAHKMRFAQDLALFNLDLSEEAEGFDGSAHKEVWQSAPEWQPTREVVERLTAVGDWCELLFATNIVFEQLVGSLFRSELVMQISARNGDYITPTIVGTGEHDYDRDLAYTRNLFRLLTRDEQHGQSNRELFSAWLATWVPKCLAAARALQPVWSQPAEKTVTFASSLGTAEEEFTSLLESIELDIPEELKK; via the coding sequence ATGTCCGCACCTGCTAAGCAGCGCAGCTTCCCCAAGATCGAGTTCACCGACTCGGAGGCTGGTGCGCTGGAATTCCCGAGCAGCAAGAGCCGGAAGTACAGCTACTACACGCCGGCGAAGCTGCGCGCGACCATGTACGAGGACGTCACGGTCGACGTGCAGCCCGACCCGGAGCGTCACCTGTCCCAGGGCTGGATCTACGGGTTCGGCAACGGCCCGGGCGGCTACCCCCAGGATTGGACGGTCGCCAAATCGTCGAACTGGCATGCATTCCTCGACCCGAACGAGGAATGGGACCAGACCATCTACCGCAACAACTCAGCGGTGGTTCGCCAGGTCGACCTGTGCCTGAAGAACGCCAAGCGCGCCCGCGTATACGACGGCTGGAACGCGGCATGGCTGAAATTCCTCGAACGCGGCCTCGGTGCGTGGATGCACGCCGAGAACGGACTGGCCCTGCACGTGTTTACGTCCATCCAGCGTTCTGGGCCGACGAACATGATCAACACCGCCGTCGCCGTCAACGCCGCCCACAAGATGCGCTTCGCGCAGGACCTGGCACTGTTCAACCTCGACCTGTCCGAGGAGGCCGAAGGTTTCGACGGCAGCGCCCACAAAGAGGTCTGGCAGTCCGCGCCCGAATGGCAACCGACCCGCGAGGTAGTCGAACGGCTGACCGCCGTCGGCGACTGGTGCGAGCTGCTGTTCGCCACCAACATCGTCTTCGAGCAGTTGGTGGGCTCACTGTTCCGCAGTGAACTGGTGATGCAGATCTCGGCACGCAACGGCGACTACATCACTCCCACGATCGTGGGCACCGGTGAGCACGACTACGACCGCGATCTTGCCTACACCCGAAACCTGTTCCGGCTACTGACCCGCGACGAGCAGCACGGGCAATCCAATCGGGAGCTCTTCTCGGCGTGGCTGGCCACCTGGGTGCCGAAGTGCCTGGCTGCCGCCCGCGCGCTGCAGCCGGTGTGGTCGCAACCGGCCGAGAAGACCGTCACCTTCGCTTCCAGCCTCGGCACCGCCGAAGAGGAGTTCACATCCCTGCTCGAGTCGATCGAGCTCGACATCCCTGAGGAGCTGAAGAAGTGA